DNA sequence from the Candidatus Zixiibacteriota bacterium genome:
GGCGAACGCGCTGGTGGGAAAGAACATCATTCTGAGAGCACTGGGTGTTCGCGAGAATATCGAGATCGACTACCGCATCATCCGTTTGCAGCCAGGGGATCAATTCCTGTTGTGCTCCGATGGTCTCTGTGGATATGCCGATGATGACGAGATTTTCGAGATCGCCCGTCCACGGCGGGACAATCTCGAAAAGATGGCCGAGGACCTCATCCAGATGGCCAACGACCGAGGGGGGCCGGACAACGTGAGTGTTATCATCATCGAGGTACTGGAGGTGAACAAATCGGTGCTGCCGGAGCTTGAGGTCATGACCTTCCCGTCCGAATCGCCGGAGGCACTGGAGGCGGAGGATCATTGGATCGATAAGATCCTGGCGCGTCAGCCGACCGTCACGGCGGAAATCCAATCCGGGACCGGATCCCCGCGCCCGCTGCTTCTGGCGGGTATTTTCTGCCTGTTTGCGGCCGTGGCTGCCCTCATTGTGTACCTTGTTGCCTTCAAATGATCCGTCTGTCAGGCGGGCCAATCGCTGACCGCATCAATAATTCCCCTGCCGTAATCTCGCGATTCCGATATATACTGTAGCTGCCGGAGATATGCGGCCAAAGAGCGATTATGATCAGCCAGACAAAAAACGAACAGCCGTTGCTGGGTCTTACTGGTAGGCGAAATTGGCTCATCCTGTGGTTACTCTGGACCGCCATAGGGCTCCTTCATGCCGTGCGGTTGTACACGGTCTACAACTTCCGAATGCAGGAGCTGTGGCTGTCGTGGCCGCAGGCTATTGTCTGGTCCCTGATCGAATGGTATATTTGGGGCCTTCTCAGTCTGGTCATCGTGCGCGTGTGCGTCTGGTTGCCCTTTGATCGCAAGACCTGGAAGCGCAGTCTGTTTCTTCAGATTGCCGCAGCCGTGCCAATCGTGCTCTTGCACGTGGTGGTCTGGGCCTCCCTCTCGCGTGCAACAAGTCACTGGTACTACAATAAGGTTACCTCGTTCGCCGGCACGTATTCTGATGCGATCCTTGGAGGCATAGTGGGTCGCGCCCAGGCGGGACTGCTCACTTACTTTCTGATTGCGGCCGCGGTATACGCCATCCGGCACTACCGGAGCCTGAGGGAGCGGGAGGTCCATCTGGCGAGTCTGCAGGCGCAGTTGGCCGGTGCCCGTCTGGAAACACTCAAGGCGCAACTCCATCCCCATTTTCTCTTTAACACGCTCAATGCCATCTCGAGCTTGATCCACACCGATCCGGGGCAGGCCGATTATGTCATCGCCCGCCTCAGCGACTTGCTTCGCACCACACTTGATTCCTCCGCCAGCCAACAATGGACTCTGCGGCAGGAACTGGCATTCCTGGACTGTTATCTGGATATCCAGAAATGCCGTTTCCCCGATCGACTTCGTGTGCGGCAAGATATTGACCCCGATACTCTCGATGCGCTCGTGCCGACAGTGGCTCTTCAACCGCTCGTGGAGAACGCAATCCGACACGGGATTTCACACCGGGTTGAGGGAGGGGAGTTGATCATCAGAGGAAGGCGCGAAAACACACAGCTCGTGCTGGAGGTTGCCGACGATGGCCCGGGTTTCGTGAACGGTAACCGCGACGGCAGCGGGAAGGGGATAGCGTTGACGCGCGACCGCTTGCATCAGTTCTTTGGGGAGAACGGTTCGCTCACGATTACACAACAGCGTCATAACGGTGTTCTGGCCTCAATTCGAATTCCCCTCATAATGGATAATCGCAAATGCGAAGATTTCGCGGATCAACAGAATGGATCGCCCGGTTCGAGCGCTGATCGTTGATGACGAGCCGCTGGCACGCAAGCGGATCATGACTCTCCTTTCGAGTTTCGCGGACATTACGGTTATAGGCGAGGCGGCCAATGGCGTGGAGGCGATAGAGGCGATCCGTCGGCGTACCCCCGATCTGGTATTCCTCGATGTGCAGATGCCGGGACTCGATGGGTTCGATGTGATCCGCGAGATAGGTACCGAGCGAATGCCGATGGTGATCTTCGTGACGGCGTTCGACACGCATGCGGTGAAAGCGTTCGAGGTAAACGCCCTTGATTATCTGTTGAAGCCGTTCGACAAGAGCCGGTTCGCCAAAGCGCTTGAACGAGCGTTTGGAGAACTGCGGCATCGAAAGCCTGCAGGGCAATTGTCAAATCTGCTGGCTGCTGCCACCATGCGCCCACCTGAAGAGATGCGGCTCTTGGTGCGTACGTTCGGTCGTGTAACCATCGTTATAGCCGGACAGATCGATTGGATTCGCTCGGCCGGCAATTATGCCGAGTTGCACGTCGGCCATGAAACGCACCTGTTGCGCGAGACGATGCAGACTCTCGGCGCGCGCCTCCGGCCGGCCGGTTTCGTGCGGATACACCGCGGTTATATCATAAACAAAAGGCGCGTTCGTTCATTGCGAATTCACGACGACGGCGACGGTACCGTCCTGCTTCACGACCATACCGAACTGCCGCTGAGCCGGAGATATCGACGAGCGCTCGACCAGATGTTGCACTCAGATCAGTGACCTTCAGGTAACGGTCCTCTCCGCTTATCACCCTCAGCCCACCGTCTGTCACTCTTAGCGCGGCTTTCTGTGCCCTGCGAGTAGCTTACGGCTGAGAAATTGAATCGCTGCTCCGGGCGGGTCATGCTCCGTGCAACGGTTCATCATACGATTGTACTCATTGGCACATAGAGGAAACCATGACGCGCACAACCAACGTATGTTCAGCCGCATTGGCAGCGGTGCTGATTGCAGGGTCTGCGTATGCGGCACTGCTGCAGGTACCGCAGGATTTCAGCACCGTACAGGGGGCAGTCACCGCCGCCGCTACCGGCGATACGGTTCTGGTAAACGACGGGACGTATTATGAAAACATCGGGATCACGGGCAAGACCATTGTACTGGCCAGCGAGTTCCTTATCGACGGCGACCCGCAGCATATCTTGAACACCGTGCTCGACGGTTCTCAGCCGTCCCACCCCGATACCGGGAGTGTACTTCGAGTGTATCAGGCCGGGACGACGATTATTGACGGTTTCTCAATCGTCAACGGCAACGGCACGGCCTGGCGCGATATCTCGGACAATCGCATTTATCGTGAGGGGGGTGGGATTTTGGTGGAGGCATCGGATCCGATCATCAGAAACAACCTCATTGCCGGAAACAGCGCCACCATTGTCGGCCCTGGCGTTACCAGCGCCGGCGGCGGGGGAATCCGAGCCGGGTTTACGACAGTGACGCTTGAAGGGAACGTAATTGCGGATAATACCGGGCTGTATGGTGCCGGGATTGTTCTCTTTCATGCCGGTGGCGTCATTCGCAACAACACGATTGTCCACAACCAGGGTGGCAGCGCTTTCGGAGGTGGCGGCATTTGGGCATGGGCCAACAGCATGGTCATTCAGGTTTTCAACAATACTATCGTGAACAACATATCCGCGACGCTTGGTGGCGGCATTGATGTCCAGACCTCCACCCCCGAGATTCTCAATAACCTCATCTGGGGAAACCAGGCCGTCACCGGTCCGAGCATACAACTACGAGGCGGCACGCTGGGAACGATAGTCCAGTACAATGACGTACAAGGTGGTTTCGCCGGCACCGGTAATATCAACCAGACGCCCACACTCAATCTGGCAAACTTCCTTCAGGATGCAACGTCCCCCTGTGTCGACAGCGGTTCATCATCGGTGATCCATAACGACCCGGAGGACCTGTCCAACCCAGGATTCGCGCTGTACCCGTCACATGGGACGCTGCGGAATGATCAGGGTGCATACGGCGGTCCGGCGCGTCGGACATATCCCTTGTTCACCGATCCTGTTCTTGCTGTACTCACGGATACCGTGCGCTATGACACGGTACGGGTGGGTCAATTTCGTTCAATGCCAGTACAGCTCCACAAAGCGAATTTCGGCCTCATCATGATCGATAGCGTGCGATTCCGCGGGTCCTTCGCGTCGGACCTCTCGACTATAACTACGTTGCCGCTGGCGGTGGGCCCGGCACTTCCGGATTCTCTTGATTCATTGCAAATAACCTGGACTCCTTCTGATTCGGGTGTCATGCGTGACAACATGCTGGTGTACCATTCCTGTCTAAGCGTCGCCAACCCCCTCGTGGTGCCGCTTACGGGTTACGCCGATGCCTCATGCTGTCACGGCGTGACCGGGAATCTCGATGGTGATGTTTTGGACATGGTCGATATCTCCGACCTGACGGCGCTGGTGGGGTATCTATTTTCAGGAGGGATTATTTCGGATTGCTTTGAGGAGAATGATGTCGACCTGTCGGCCAGCGTTGATATCTCTGATCTGACGATAGTCGTGGAGTTCCTGTTTTTTGGAGCCAGTCTGGCCGCCTGCCCCTGACGGATCAGGGTGGATACGCAGGTTTCAAAGACGTCACAGCGATTTCCCAGCCCTTTCATTGGCCATAGACGGGGTCCGACATTTCACTTGTCGGGCCCTGTCACCGGTAGTATATTGGCCCGCACAAGCGAACATGCGCCCGTAGCTCAACTGGATAGAGCGTCTGGCTACGGACCAGAAGGTTGAGGGTTCAAATCCTTCCGGGCGTATTGTTTTACCGTCGAATCCCACATGATTACCGTCTCGAAGAAACCAACCCCCCCGACCTTTTCACACGTGCGTTTTCCCGTTCGTAACCCGAGGAAATCCATTATATTGCCGGCCAATGAACGAGCGGATGACCAAAAGAGTATCGCTTCACACCATTGGCTGCCGTCTGAACCAATACGAGACGGAGAAGATGGCGGCCGAACTGTACCCATACGGTTTCCAGCGGGCCGAACCGGGTGAGATCGCAGATTTGTATATCATCAATACCTGCACGGTAACGCACAAGGCGGATGCCGATTGCCGTCAGATCATCAAAAGAGCGACTCGCCAGAATCCCGACGCGCGAGTGGTCGTGGCCGGTTGTTACGTAGACAACGACCCGGATCGTGTTGCTGGTCTTGAAGGGGTCCATACTATCGTACGCAATCATGACAAGAGCCGGATCGCCCAAATTCTTCCCGGCAGGTTTCCTGAACTGTTCGATACCGAGCCGGATATGAGTTGCTCTACCAATATCAGCGACTTTCACGGACACAACCGGGCTTGGCTGAAGGTCTCCGATGGCTGCAATCAGTGGTGCTCGTTCTGTATCATCCCTCGTGTGCGCGGGCGACTTCGCAACCGGCCGGCCAACGAGATTATTTCGGAGATCAACAGTCTGGTCTCGAACGGTTACCAGGAAGTGGTGCTGACCGGTGTCCATCTGGGGCATTACAAGAACCGGACAGTTGAGCCCGAGATGAAGAACCTGGCGGCACTGTGCCGTTTGATTCTTGAGAAGACACCGGTGAGTCGTATACGACTCTCCTCGCTTGAGCCACAGACGGTTCGCGAGGAACTGGTGGAGGTGTATGGGCGCTCTGAGGGGAGGATCTGCCGACACATGCATCTGCCGCTTCAATCGGGATCGTCGCGCATTCTGAAACTGATGCTTCGCCCGTATGACCAGAACACGTATATCAAACGCGCGAGCGCAGTCAAGGACGCCCAGGCTAACACGATCATCGGCGCCGATGTGATTGTCGGGTTTCCCGGCGAGACCAACGAAGATTTCGAACACACGCGAAGACTGGCCGAATCGGGCCTGATTGATTATCTGCATGTCTTCAGTTACTCCGATCGACCCGGCACAAAGGCATCGTTGCTTTCCGACAAGGTCGCGCCGGAGATCATCAGGGAACGAAACGCTACTCTCACCGAAATATCTCAGCGAATCCGCGCGCAGGCTTTGAAGCGCCAGATTGGAGAACGACTTGAGGTCATCGCCGAACACAAGTGT
Encoded proteins:
- a CDS encoding Stp1/IreP family PP2C-type Ser/Thr phosphatase; translated protein: MPLKLKVIARTDKGLVRPGNEDYLHIDDENLVYAVCDGMGGHQAGEVASMTASEVIKTAFLEFSAELMQDPLLTLNRTVPGTGDLLLKAIRLANRAIYRKAQMDPSLTGMGTTIISVACEADIMSIAHVGDSRAYRLRQDKIEPLTVDHSWVAEMQAQQNLSREEANALVGKNIILRALGVRENIEIDYRIIRLQPGDQFLLCSDGLCGYADDDEIFEIARPRRDNLEKMAEDLIQMANDRGGPDNVSVIIIEVLEVNKSVLPELEVMTFPSESPEALEAEDHWIDKILARQPTVTAEIQSGTGSPRPLLLAGIFCLFAAVAALIVYLVAFK
- a CDS encoding histidine kinase, encoding MISQTKNEQPLLGLTGRRNWLILWLLWTAIGLLHAVRLYTVYNFRMQELWLSWPQAIVWSLIEWYIWGLLSLVIVRVCVWLPFDRKTWKRSLFLQIAAAVPIVLLHVVVWASLSRATSHWYYNKVTSFAGTYSDAILGGIVGRAQAGLLTYFLIAAAVYAIRHYRSLREREVHLASLQAQLAGARLETLKAQLHPHFLFNTLNAISSLIHTDPGQADYVIARLSDLLRTTLDSSASQQWTLRQELAFLDCYLDIQKCRFPDRLRVRQDIDPDTLDALVPTVALQPLVENAIRHGISHRVEGGELIIRGRRENTQLVLEVADDGPGFVNGNRDGSGKGIALTRDRLHQFFGENGSLTITQQRHNGVLASIRIPLIMDNRKCEDFADQQNGSPGSSADR
- a CDS encoding response regulator, encoding MDRPVRALIVDDEPLARKRIMTLLSSFADITVIGEAANGVEAIEAIRRRTPDLVFLDVQMPGLDGFDVIREIGTERMPMVIFVTAFDTHAVKAFEVNALDYLLKPFDKSRFAKALERAFGELRHRKPAGQLSNLLAAATMRPPEEMRLLVRTFGRVTIVIAGQIDWIRSAGNYAELHVGHETHLLRETMQTLGARLRPAGFVRIHRGYIINKRRVRSLRIHDDGDGTVLLHDHTELPLSRRYRRALDQMLHSDQ
- the mtaB gene encoding tRNA (N(6)-L-threonylcarbamoyladenosine(37)-C(2))-methylthiotransferase MtaB; its protein translation is MTKRVSLHTIGCRLNQYETEKMAAELYPYGFQRAEPGEIADLYIINTCTVTHKADADCRQIIKRATRQNPDARVVVAGCYVDNDPDRVAGLEGVHTIVRNHDKSRIAQILPGRFPELFDTEPDMSCSTNISDFHGHNRAWLKVSDGCNQWCSFCIIPRVRGRLRNRPANEIISEINSLVSNGYQEVVLTGVHLGHYKNRTVEPEMKNLAALCRLILEKTPVSRIRLSSLEPQTVREELVEVYGRSEGRICRHMHLPLQSGSSRILKLMLRPYDQNTYIKRASAVKDAQANTIIGADVIVGFPGETNEDFEHTRRLAESGLIDYLHVFSYSDRPGTKASLLSDKVAPEIIRERNATLTEISQRIRAQALKRQIGERLEVIAEHKCEADGSFFAVSDNYLKVKLPSHLEGGKRLIPVRVTGATDEYLLADTVC